Proteins co-encoded in one Candidatus Nitrosacidococcus tergens genomic window:
- the sucC gene encoding ADP-forming succinate--CoA ligase subunit beta, which translates to MILHEFQAKELFAQYKIPIPKGEIINSNTKNKLLNALPTHRWVAKAQIHAGGRGKAGGVLVSDDPNKIADFCHQLLGINLATHQTSVQGLPVHNILIEEASTIIQECYLAFMINRQLNQITIIASRHGGVDIEQVAQTHPDEIIQLGIDPVMGLMPYQCRQIGFTLKLNSDQHKQLKHIMEQMYQLFISHDASLVEMNPLAITDQGILVALDAKIVLDDNASFRHPHWDTLKDTTQEDQREVKARSYGLNYVALDGDIACMVNGAGLAMATMDLIKLHGGKPANFLDVGGTATAERVAEAFKLILADGTVKSILINIFGGIVRCDLIAEGIIQAVKEVNLQIPVVVRLAGTNADQGQNLLDQSGLNLISANNLTDAAHKAVLAAQS; encoded by the coding sequence ATGATTCTCCACGAATTTCAGGCTAAAGAGTTATTTGCTCAATATAAAATCCCTATACCTAAGGGGGAAATAATAAACTCTAATACAAAAAATAAGTTACTTAATGCCTTACCTACACATCGTTGGGTGGCTAAAGCTCAAATTCATGCAGGAGGACGAGGTAAAGCAGGTGGGGTTTTAGTCAGTGATGATCCAAATAAAATCGCTGATTTTTGTCACCAACTTTTAGGAATTAATTTAGCTACTCATCAAACTTCAGTACAAGGATTACCTGTACATAATATTTTAATTGAAGAAGCCTCTACCATTATTCAAGAATGCTATCTCGCTTTTATGATTAACCGACAACTGAACCAAATCACTATTATCGCCTCACGGCATGGAGGGGTAGATATTGAGCAAGTTGCCCAAACCCATCCAGATGAGATTATTCAGCTAGGTATTGATCCCGTAATGGGGTTGATGCCTTATCAATGCCGTCAAATCGGGTTCACCCTTAAATTAAACTCTGATCAGCATAAACAGTTAAAACATATTATGGAGCAAATGTATCAACTGTTTATAAGTCATGATGCTAGTTTAGTAGAAATGAATCCTTTAGCGATAACTGATCAAGGAATTTTAGTTGCGTTAGATGCAAAAATTGTCTTAGATGATAATGCCAGCTTTCGTCATCCCCATTGGGATACCTTGAAAGATACTACCCAAGAAGATCAAAGGGAAGTAAAAGCAAGATCCTATGGACTAAATTATGTCGCTTTGGATGGAGATATTGCCTGTATGGTTAATGGAGCAGGATTAGCGATGGCAACTATGGATTTAATTAAACTCCACGGGGGCAAGCCAGCTAATTTCTTAGATGTAGGGGGTACCGCTACTGCTGAACGGGTTGCAGAGGCATTTAAGCTGATTTTAGCTGATGGTACAGTCAAATCTATTTTAATTAATATTTTTGGTGGAATTGTCCGCTGCGATCTCATTGCAGAAGGGATTATTCAAGCAGTGAAAGAAGTCAATCTACAGATTCCTGTTGTGGTGCGCTTGGCGGGGACCAATGCAGATCAGGGTCAAAATTTGCTCGATCAAAGCGGGTTAAATCTAATATCAGCCAATAATCTTACCGATGCTGCCCACAAGGCAGTGCTTGCTGCCCAATCCTAA
- the epmA gene encoding elongation factor P--(R)-beta-lysine ligase — MEREQGDQWQPTATKAALVARAQLLANIRSFFAERDVLEVETPILSQSGAIAPHLENMVVSYHTPSSKSQQLFLQTSPEYAMKRLLASSIGSIYQITKAFRNGEVGRYHNPEFSLLEWYRIDFDHFNLMNEVDSLLALILRTFTSTKISYQELFDHYFRIDIFTIPDKFLAQLATDYGFYHTEVNNILPRQIYLDFLLSTVIEPNLGHECPYFIYHYPASEAQLARICPISSTNSTLIAARFEVYYQGIELANGYHELSNHKEQLQRFKENLTYRKEHGLAEIPIDKRILAALACGLPNCAGVALGIDRLLMLQLGSYHIKEVLTFPIDIA; from the coding sequence ATGGAAAGAGAACAGGGAGATCAATGGCAACCTACGGCAACTAAAGCAGCTTTAGTTGCCCGTGCTCAACTGCTCGCAAATATTAGATCTTTTTTTGCTGAACGGGATGTATTAGAGGTAGAAACACCTATACTTTCCCAATCAGGTGCAATAGCTCCTCACCTCGAAAATATGGTGGTTTCTTATCATACACCCTCTTCAAAATCTCAACAATTATTCTTACAAACTTCCCCCGAATATGCCATGAAGCGTTTACTTGCTAGTAGCATAGGATCTATTTATCAAATTACAAAAGCATTTCGTAATGGGGAAGTAGGGCGTTATCATAATCCTGAATTTAGCTTACTAGAATGGTATCGAATAGATTTTGATCATTTTAATCTTATGAATGAGGTAGACTCTCTACTAGCACTCATTCTAAGAACATTTACTAGTACTAAAATTTCCTACCAAGAATTATTCGATCATTATTTTAGAATAGATATATTTACTATCCCTGATAAATTTCTAGCACAACTTGCTACAGATTATGGGTTTTATCATACTGAAGTAAACAATATATTACCTAGGCAAATCTATTTAGATTTTCTGTTATCTACTGTGATAGAGCCTAATTTAGGTCATGAATGTCCTTATTTTATTTATCACTATCCTGCCTCTGAGGCACAGCTTGCTCGAATTTGCCCTATTTCATCAACTAATTCAACTTTAATAGCAGCGCGGTTTGAAGTGTACTATCAAGGCATAGAGTTAGCTAATGGCTATCATGAATTATCCAATCATAAAGAGCAACTCCAGCGATTTAAAGAGAACTTAACCTATCGAAAAGAGCACGGATTAGCAGAAATACCTATAGATAAAAGAATCTTAGCTGCTCTTGCCTGTGGTTTACCAAACTGTGCCGGAGTGGCACTTGGCATTGATCGTTTACTCATGCTACAGCTAGGCAGCTACCACATCAAAGAAGTGCTAACTTTCCCTATAGATATTGCTTAA
- the efp gene encoding elongation factor P produces the protein MAVYNTSEFKSGLKVMMDGDPYNVLENEFVKPGKGQAFNRVKLRNLKTGRVIDRTFKSGDTLEGADVLETQLQYLYNDGELWHFMSPSSFEQYSADAQVVGDSTKWLKEQDECTVTLWDGVPLSVEPPNFVILKVIETDPGLRGDTSGGGSKPATLETGAIVKVPLFINIDDILKIDTRTGEYVERAKE, from the coding sequence ATGGCAGTGTATAACACAAGTGAATTTAAATCTGGACTTAAGGTGATGATGGATGGAGATCCTTATAATGTTTTAGAAAATGAATTTGTAAAACCAGGAAAAGGCCAAGCTTTTAATCGGGTAAAATTACGTAATTTAAAAACAGGACGAGTCATTGATCGTACTTTTAAATCTGGTGACACTCTAGAAGGTGCTGATGTCTTAGAAACCCAGCTTCAATATCTTTACAATGATGGAGAGCTTTGGCACTTTATGTCCCCTTCAAGTTTTGAGCAATACTCAGCCGATGCTCAAGTCGTTGGAGATTCAACAAAGTGGCTTAAAGAACAGGATGAATGCACTGTAACCTTATGGGATGGGGTACCTCTATCTGTTGAACCACCTAATTTTGTTATCCTGAAAGTAATTGAAACCGATCCTGGGTTACGTGGAGATACTTCTGGGGGTGGAAGCAAGCCAGCTACCTTAGAAACAGGAGCAATAGTCAAAGTACCTTTGTTTATTAATATAGACGACATATTAAAGATAGATACCCGTACTGGAGAATACGTAGAGCGGGCAAAAGAATAA
- the epmB gene encoding EF-P beta-lysylation protein EpmB, with product MIKQFLDSPQSWQITLANAIHDPKELLALMELDSYPQEISKSIERGFSLRVPHSYVARMKKGDPNDPLFLQVFPLAIEDKTDPSFSLDPVGDLTATTVPGVLQKYIGRVLLITTGACAIHCRYCFRRHFPYTEHHAVKNYWREALQYIAQDSSIKEVILSGGDPLVLSDNRLANLVQKLEDIPHVKRIRIHTRLPIVLPERINESLLYWLANTSLQRVIVIHTNHANEIDQNVVSVLRKLSDIGCYLFNQTVLLRRINDEVDTLVNLSERLFEVGVIPYYLHMLDKVQGAAHFEVDLIKAQSLYKKLRAQLPGYLVPLLVQEQAGAPNKLPLFF from the coding sequence ATGATAAAGCAATTTTTAGATTCTCCGCAGTCTTGGCAAATAACGCTTGCTAACGCTATTCATGATCCAAAGGAATTATTAGCTTTAATGGAATTGGATAGCTATCCTCAAGAAATAAGTAAATCTATTGAGCGAGGATTTTCCTTAAGAGTACCCCATAGCTATGTTGCTCGAATGAAAAAAGGAGATCCTAATGATCCTTTATTTCTCCAAGTATTTCCCTTAGCTATAGAAGATAAAACAGATCCTAGCTTTAGTTTAGATCCAGTGGGCGATTTAACTGCTACCACTGTACCCGGTGTTCTGCAAAAATATATAGGCAGAGTACTCTTAATTACTACAGGTGCTTGTGCTATTCACTGTCGTTACTGCTTTCGTCGCCACTTTCCCTATACTGAACATCATGCGGTAAAAAATTATTGGAGAGAGGCGCTGCAATATATTGCTCAAGATTCTAGTATTAAAGAGGTCATTCTAAGTGGGGGCGATCCTTTAGTACTCTCTGATAATCGTTTAGCTAATTTAGTACAAAAACTAGAAGATATCCCTCATGTAAAGCGGATTAGAATTCATACTCGATTACCTATTGTACTTCCTGAACGAATCAATGAGTCACTACTTTATTGGTTAGCGAACACCTCTTTACAAAGAGTTATAGTGATTCATACGAACCATGCCAATGAAATTGATCAGAATGTAGTCTCAGTACTTAGAAAACTTTCAGATATAGGATGTTACCTATTTAACCAAACTGTGCTACTACGGAGAATAAATGATGAAGTGGATACTTTAGTAAATCTAAGTGAGCGGTTATTTGAAGTAGGAGTCATCCCCTACTATCTTCATATGTTAGATAAAGTCCAAGGAGCAGCCCATTTCGAAGTAGATCTTATAAAAGCTCAGAGTTTATATAAAAAACTACGTGCCCAATTGCCCGGATACTTAGTCCCCTTGTTAGTACAAGAGCAAGCAGGGGCACCTAATAAACTACCTTTATTCTTCTAG
- a CDS encoding citrate synthase, with protein MDIKNNYSPGLEGIPAIQSSISNMDGKQGSLFYRGYPIEELACYSTFEEVIFLLLSGELPTESNLTNFVNKIKKNYFIPYYVKQVMEGLPKHGSSMAALQTGISSLGVSSNNYNIYDFQNNEAFEIAIKIIGSIPTIAALWDRTTKEQDFVPPRSDLAIAQNFLYMLHGKVPDPHISKILDTCLILHAEHTINASTFATLVTGSTLANPYSVISAAIGTLSGPLHGGANEQVIKMLTEIGSPENVTPWLDMQLQKKQKIWGFGHRIYKVKDPRAKILQDLITQLTHQKEDKVSQILEIAFTLEQEMTDRMGHKNIYPNVDFYSGILYTELGIPTTQFTPLFAIARSAGWLAHWLEQRSDNRIFRPTQIYVGNSLQSYIPLDKR; from the coding sequence TTGGATATAAAGAATAACTATTCTCCAGGGCTGGAAGGAATTCCTGCGATTCAATCAAGTATTTCAAATATGGATGGTAAGCAAGGTTCCTTATTTTATCGTGGTTATCCTATTGAAGAACTTGCATGCTATAGCACTTTTGAAGAAGTAATCTTTTTATTACTCAGCGGAGAATTACCTACAGAGAGCAATCTTACCAACTTTGTAAATAAAATAAAAAAAAATTATTTTATACCCTACTATGTAAAGCAAGTTATGGAAGGGTTACCTAAGCATGGATCTTCTATGGCAGCGTTACAAACGGGGATTTCTTCTTTAGGTGTATCTTCTAATAACTATAATATATACGATTTTCAAAATAATGAAGCTTTTGAAATAGCTATTAAAATTATAGGATCTATACCTACTATAGCTGCTCTATGGGATCGAACCACTAAAGAACAAGACTTTGTTCCCCCTCGATCTGATCTCGCTATTGCTCAGAATTTTCTTTATATGCTTCATGGTAAGGTGCCAGATCCACATATTAGTAAAATACTAGATACTTGCCTCATACTCCATGCAGAACATACGATTAATGCGTCTACTTTCGCTACTTTAGTAACAGGATCTACCCTAGCAAATCCCTATAGTGTAATCTCAGCAGCGATTGGCACTCTATCCGGGCCACTTCATGGGGGAGCTAATGAACAGGTTATTAAGATGCTAACTGAAATTGGTAGCCCTGAAAATGTGACTCCATGGCTTGATATGCAGCTACAAAAGAAGCAGAAAATTTGGGGATTTGGTCATCGAATTTATAAAGTAAAAGATCCTCGGGCTAAAATCTTACAAGATCTTATCACTCAACTTACTCACCAAAAAGAAGATAAAGTAAGCCAAATTCTAGAAATTGCTTTTACCCTAGAACAGGAAATGACTGATCGCATGGGTCATAAAAATATTTATCCAAATGTGGATTTTTACTCAGGGATTTTATACACAGAATTAGGAATTCCTACTACTCAATTTACTCCCTTATTTGCTATTGCTCGATCTGCAGGTTGGCTAGCTCACTGGCTGGAGCAACGATCTGATAATCGAATTTTCCGTCCTACCCAAATTTATGTTGGCAACTCTTTGCAATCTTATATCCCCTTAGATAAGCGTTAA
- the lipA gene encoding lipoyl synthase, translated as MSSYSPSEETARDIRNLKGASKVARIPIKIEPTTQRQPKPSWIRAKAPISPEVTRIKKLLREHQLHTVCEEASCPNLGECFGHGTATFLIMGDICTRRCPFCDVAHGRPDPLDIEEPEHLAKAVQAMKLRHVVVTSVDRDDLRDGGGSHFAACIRALRTYTPNTLIETLVPDFRGRMDKALSTLILDPPDIFNHNLETIPRLYKAVRPGADYLWSLRLLARFKETHSNIPTKSGIMLGLGEDLEEVVQVMKDLRDHQCDMLTIGQYLQPSRYHLAVQRFVTPEEFHELGKKARAMGFSRVASGPMVRSSYHADMQAAGETVR; from the coding sequence ATGAGTAGTTATTCTCCATCAGAAGAAACAGCACGGGATATTCGAAATTTAAAAGGTGCTTCTAAAGTTGCACGTATCCCCATTAAAATTGAGCCTACGACACAACGGCAGCCTAAACCCAGTTGGATTAGGGCTAAGGCACCTATTAGCCCAGAAGTAACCAGAATAAAAAAATTACTTCGGGAGCACCAATTACACACAGTATGTGAAGAAGCCTCTTGTCCTAATCTAGGAGAATGTTTTGGTCACGGAACAGCTACTTTCCTTATCATGGGGGATATTTGTACCCGTCGTTGTCCTTTTTGTGATGTTGCCCACGGTCGGCCTGATCCCTTAGATATTGAAGAGCCTGAACACTTAGCTAAAGCAGTGCAGGCAATGAAATTGCGCCATGTGGTAGTTACCTCAGTAGATAGGGATGATTTGCGAGATGGTGGAGGATCTCACTTTGCAGCATGTATTCGTGCACTACGTACTTACACCCCTAATACCCTGATTGAAACCTTGGTACCTGATTTTAGAGGGCGTATGGATAAAGCACTTTCCACCCTAATTCTAGATCCTCCTGATATTTTTAATCATAACTTAGAGACTATTCCTCGACTTTATAAAGCAGTGCGACCAGGGGCAGATTATTTATGGTCCTTACGATTACTTGCACGTTTTAAAGAAACTCATTCTAATATTCCAACAAAATCTGGAATCATGCTTGGATTAGGAGAGGACTTAGAGGAAGTAGTACAAGTAATGAAAGATTTAAGAGATCATCAGTGCGATATGCTTACCATAGGTCAATACTTACAACCTAGCCGCTATCACTTAGCTGTCCAACGATTTGTCACGCCAGAAGAATTTCATGAACTAGGAAAAAAAGCCAGGGCAATGGGATTTAGTCGAGTAGCAAGTGGTCCTATGGTACGTTCCTCCTATCATGCAGATATGCAAGCGGCAGGAGAAACAGTTAGGTAA
- the lipB gene encoding lipoyl(octanoyl) transferase LipB, with the protein MTTSQFYDVKIKTLGCQEYSQIWQAMQDFTQSRTVDTSDELWIVEHPPIFTLGLNGKILYIRDTRGIPVVHCDRGGQVTYHGPGQIILYTLLDLKRRELGIKVLVNMLEQSVVSLLQSVDLYGELKVNAPGVYVDNKKIASLGLRVRKGYTYHGLSMNVTMDLSPFSYIDPCGYPGLEVTDLKNLGVTLNSEEVGLELAKNLAKQLETR; encoded by the coding sequence TTGACAACAAGCCAATTCTACGATGTAAAAATAAAAACATTAGGCTGCCAAGAATACTCTCAAATATGGCAAGCTATGCAAGATTTTACCCAGTCTAGAACTGTAGACACCTCTGACGAATTATGGATAGTAGAGCACCCGCCTATATTTACTCTAGGACTTAATGGTAAAATCCTTTATATACGAGATACTAGAGGTATTCCAGTGGTTCACTGTGATCGGGGAGGTCAAGTAACTTATCATGGCCCTGGGCAAATCATCCTCTATACCTTGCTCGATTTAAAACGAAGAGAGCTAGGAATTAAAGTATTAGTAAATATGCTAGAACAGTCAGTAGTCAGTTTATTACAATCAGTTGATCTCTATGGAGAACTGAAAGTAAACGCACCTGGAGTCTATGTGGATAATAAAAAAATTGCCTCTCTTGGGTTACGGGTACGAAAAGGGTATACCTACCACGGATTAAGTATGAATGTGACCATGGATCTCTCCCCGTTTTCCTATATTGATCCTTGTGGTTATCCTGGGTTGGAAGTTACGGATTTAAAGAATTTAGGAGTAACCCTAAATTCAGAAGAGGTTGGACTGGAACTGGCGAAAAACCTAGCTAAACAACTAGAAACTAGATAA
- a CDS encoding D-amino acid aminotransferase → MPIVYLNGAFLPLTEAKISVLDRGFLLADGVYEVIPAYGKHFFRLRAHLDRLEYSLQGIHLENPMSLNQWQSILQQLLLQNEGLDQAVYLQITRGVAPRDHAFPKGIQPTVFAMSNPIKPVPEYWLQRGISTITLEDIRWQWCHIKSIALLANVLLRQEAVATGMQEAILLKDDQVTEGAASNVFIVTGDQLRTPPVSSELLSGITRDLVLELAREANISCKETKISTHDLYHADEIWLTSSTREILPVTTLNGALVGTGKPGAKWQQLNHYYQAYKEKIRLGMYQN, encoded by the coding sequence ATACCGATTGTCTATCTTAATGGGGCATTCCTACCTTTAACTGAGGCTAAAATTTCCGTATTGGATCGGGGATTTTTACTTGCTGATGGTGTTTATGAGGTGATTCCAGCTTATGGAAAACATTTTTTTCGATTGCGTGCTCATCTAGATCGACTTGAGTATAGCTTACAAGGTATTCATTTAGAAAACCCTATGTCATTGAATCAATGGCAATCTATTTTACAGCAGCTTCTTTTACAAAATGAAGGGCTAGATCAAGCGGTTTATTTACAAATTACTCGAGGTGTTGCACCACGAGATCACGCTTTTCCTAAAGGTATTCAACCCACTGTGTTTGCCATGAGTAACCCTATTAAGCCAGTTCCAGAATATTGGCTACAAAGGGGTATCAGTACAATTACTTTAGAAGATATTCGCTGGCAGTGGTGCCATATTAAATCTATCGCATTACTGGCTAATGTATTATTACGACAAGAAGCAGTAGCTACTGGAATGCAGGAAGCGATTTTATTAAAAGATGATCAAGTCACTGAAGGAGCAGCAAGTAACGTATTTATTGTTACAGGCGATCAATTAAGAACACCACCAGTAAGCTCTGAACTACTCTCTGGTATTACTCGGGATTTAGTATTGGAACTAGCAAGAGAGGCAAATATTTCTTGTAAAGAGACTAAAATCTCTACTCATGATTTGTACCATGCAGATGAAATTTGGCTCACTAGCTCAACCCGAGAGATTTTACCAGTAACTACATTAAATGGGGCTTTAGTAGGTACTGGAAAGCCTGGGGCTAAATGGCAACAACTTAATCATTATTATCAAGCCTATAAAGAAAAAATACGCTTAGGAATGTATCAAAACTAA
- a CDS encoding D-alanyl-D-alanine carboxypeptidase family protein, translating to MKLHHFFVLYVFFLLFANTIAFGETVIPIPGPPSVSAKSYVLEDFKTGQIIAESKADQKVAPASITKLMTAYIVFSELKRGNLHLEDQVLISEHAWKTGGSRTFIEVNTRIPVEILIKGMVIQSGNDASVALAEHIAGTEEVFAAIMNQQAQKLGMTGSHFMNSTGLPSDNHYVTARDISTLTRAIIQDFPEYYGWFSQESFTYNNITQYNRDTLLKRDPSVDGLKTGYTKAAGYCLVSSAKREDMRLISVVMGSKSPQSRANEALALLNYGFRFYETNNIYSALEPITNALVRRGAEKEIPLGVAHDLAVVLPRGQWKKLSSAIQVTSPIIAPIKKGEELGAITVKFKSDLILERPLIALTTIPEGSRWQKMSDWVSSFFSKETP from the coding sequence ATGAAATTGCATCACTTCTTTGTTTTGTATGTTTTTTTCTTGCTCTTTGCAAATACAATTGCTTTTGGAGAGACAGTAATACCTATTCCGGGTCCTCCCTCTGTCAGTGCTAAATCCTATGTTTTAGAGGATTTCAAGACAGGGCAAATCATTGCAGAATCTAAAGCGGATCAGAAAGTTGCTCCTGCTAGTATCACGAAATTAATGACTGCTTATATTGTATTTAGTGAACTTAAGCGAGGTAACCTTCATTTAGAAGATCAAGTACTCATTAGTGAACACGCCTGGAAAACAGGGGGATCACGTACTTTTATCGAAGTAAATACCCGGATACCCGTAGAAATATTGATTAAAGGTATGGTGATTCAATCGGGTAATGATGCTAGCGTTGCCTTAGCAGAGCATATTGCAGGTACAGAAGAAGTATTTGCTGCCATAATGAATCAACAAGCACAAAAACTAGGTATGACTGGATCCCACTTTATGAACAGCACGGGATTGCCTAGTGATAATCATTATGTTACTGCACGAGACATCTCTACTTTAACACGAGCGATCATACAAGATTTTCCTGAATACTATGGCTGGTTCTCTCAAGAGAGTTTTACCTATAACAATATTACTCAATACAATCGAGATACCTTGTTAAAGAGAGATCCTAGCGTAGATGGTCTTAAAACGGGGTATACTAAAGCAGCGGGCTATTGCTTAGTTTCCTCAGCAAAGAGAGAAGATATGCGATTAATTTCTGTGGTTATGGGATCAAAAAGCCCACAATCACGTGCTAATGAGGCGCTTGCTCTATTAAATTATGGATTTCGTTTCTATGAAACTAATAACATTTATAGCGCCCTAGAGCCTATTACTAACGCCTTAGTACGTAGAGGTGCTGAAAAGGAAATACCATTAGGGGTTGCTCATGATTTAGCAGTCGTCCTTCCCAGAGGGCAATGGAAGAAACTATCCTCAGCGATTCAGGTGACAAGCCCTATTATTGCACCCATAAAAAAAGGAGAAGAGCTAGGAGCAATTACCGTTAAATTTAAGAGCGATCTAATTCTAGAAAGACCCTTAATAGCATTAACCACTATCCCAGAAGGAAGTAGATGGCAAAAAATGTCTGACTGGGTTTCCTCTTTTTTCTCTAAAGAAACACCTTGA
- a CDS encoding septal ring lytic transglycosylase RlpA family protein, giving the protein MKLHHLFLIYCGLFLIATNPAFGKKESSKQKCLGYQEKGVASWYGSKFQGRPTASGEVFDENQMTAAHRTLPFGCYVLVTNLKNDQQVIVKINDRGGFHGERIIDLSRAAAEKIGLVKSGLESVKVESINLK; this is encoded by the coding sequence ATGAAATTACATCATTTATTTTTAATATATTGCGGGCTATTTCTGATAGCGACTAATCCTGCTTTTGGTAAAAAAGAATCATCTAAGCAAAAATGTTTAGGGTATCAAGAGAAGGGAGTAGCTTCTTGGTATGGCAGTAAATTTCAAGGTCGTCCTACTGCAAGCGGAGAGGTTTTTGATGAAAATCAAATGACTGCAGCTCACCGCACTCTGCCTTTTGGATGCTACGTGTTAGTCACTAATTTAAAAAATGATCAGCAGGTCATCGTTAAAATAAATGATCGTGGAGGGTTTCATGGAGAACGAATTATCGATCTCTCCCGTGCTGCAGCCGAAAAAATTGGTTTAGTTAAATCTGGATTAGAGTCGGTCAAAGTAGAGTCTATCAACCTAAAATAA
- a CDS encoding septal ring lytic transglycosylase RlpA family protein has product MKYYSTLVIFLLLFSILSVVSCSNPNLINQYNRKYISPYKPTYSGDNSSELIHLPRSKIKFDKEIASSYEIDGHRYYTFKNCLGFEESGTASWYGGTFHGRTTANGETYNMYGMTAAHRSLPFECYVLVTNLNNGRQVVVKINDRGPFYNNRVIDLSYTAALKLGLVEPGTGPVEIRAITLETVDKEKSPSKNLYIQVGSFQNRNAATELQKKVQTTTQFPVEINSALQQQALLHQVRIGPISDEKIFNNLIQKLPSMGFSDYVIIQ; this is encoded by the coding sequence ATGAAGTATTATAGTACGCTTGTTATTTTTTTGTTACTTTTCTCTATCCTCTCGGTTGTTTCCTGTAGCAATCCTAATTTAATTAATCAATATAACAGAAAATATATTTCCCCTTACAAACCTACATATAGCGGAGATAATAGTTCTGAATTAATTCATCTCCCTAGATCAAAAATAAAGTTTGATAAAGAGATTGCTTCTTCTTATGAGATAGATGGGCATCGCTACTATACATTTAAAAACTGCTTAGGATTTGAAGAATCAGGTACTGCTTCTTGGTATGGTGGTACATTTCATGGTCGTACTACAGCTAATGGAGAAACCTATAATATGTATGGCATGACGGCAGCCCACCGTAGTTTACCTTTTGAATGTTACGTACTAGTAACAAACTTAAATAATGGTCGCCAGGTTGTCGTGAAGATTAATGATCGAGGTCCTTTTTATAATAATCGTGTTATTGATCTTTCCTATACTGCTGCTTTAAAGCTTGGTTTAGTAGAACCTGGGACTGGTCCAGTTGAAATACGAGCAATAACACTCGAAACAGTAGATAAAGAAAAATCACCTTCTAAAAATCTTTATATTCAAGTAGGCTCTTTTCAAAACCGGAACGCTGCCACCGAGTTACAAAAAAAAGTGCAGACTACTACTCAATTTCCAGTAGAAATTAATTCTGCTCTACAGCAGCAAGCACTGCTCCATCAAGTGCGGATTGGTCCCATATCCGACGAGAAAATATTTAACAATTTAATTCAAAAACTTCCGAGTATGGGTTTTTCTGACTATGTCATTATTCAATAG